Below is a window of Salvelinus alpinus chromosome 5, SLU_Salpinus.1, whole genome shotgun sequence DNA.
tagtACTTTATTTGTTATCATATACGATTTTGGGGAGGTCTAGATTGCAGTAAATGGCAGTTACAGGTGTTAAAAAAAATGCCAAAATTCCTGGGGAGAACCCTGCTACCATGATAACATTTATGATGCACTATCAAGGAAAAGATACTGTGTAAAAGTGTATATTTGTTGTGGCACACAGAAACACTGATGTGCACATATACAGTACCTCTGTACTGTAGAGATGGCTCTGTAATGTTTCTCCCCAGTTTACACCCTTGCTGCTTTCATTACAGGATGAGGGTTTAGTTGCCGTTTTTCCTTCTCCGCTGTACAGTAGATCTCAGAAGGCAGAACGATGGATGTGCTTCCCAGGTGCAAGGCCAACATCTCTGGACAGCAGGGCTGTCCTatggtgtgtgaatgtgtgtgcaatCATGTAATATGCACACTGGTAATATGCACACTGGTTAAAAGTGGCAATCTGGtcccttttaaaaatgtatgccaACCTCTGTTGTGGGGTGTGTTCAGTGTGGCGTCTGATGCTGCACACAGTGCAGATGGCGGTCCTTAGTGGTATATGAGTGTGTGAGCCATTAGTCCACATCCATTTAGGTTTGATTTATGGACACAGAAGTGCCTTAGCCGGGAGACCAGAGGcatagagcagtgtgtgtgtgtgtgtgtggagctgccAGTATTTCAGAGGGTTTGGATGGAAGGGTAGATGCATGATGGGACACTCTGTGGCAAGACTTCCCTTTCGCTTTAGTAGAACAATGGCCCTGCATTTCGTTTCAGTTCTTTCATTGTTGTTATTTCTAGTAGTAGACTTCGATGTGAAACAAGAATCTGAAACCTGGTGTTCCTTTATTTTTTAACCTTCTGGTACATTCTTTGATTTGAAGAGGAATAAAACTgaatctcctcttctcttccttaTCACGTTCACATGTCCATCAGGGTTGCCGAGACGGGATCTTGACTCCAAACTTGTTTGTGCCCTTTAAATGTGGAAGAAGACCAAAGTTCTATCCATGGGTGTTGTCACTAAATAGAGACACCATTGAAGCTGTTAAAAGATACAAAATGAGAATCAGAATGTCTTTTATTTATGTGTGTCTGTGATCTCTGTTACATCTTATGTATTGCACTTTTGGGAGAAACAGAAGTGATACAGTGGAATCATCCGCATTGTGTCATACCGATAGATGAGTGTTCCTATCACTAATGGTTTATGAAGCTTCTCATAGGCTTAAAGTCAAACCAATTTGGCAAAGATCACAGTGATAGGTTGCTCCACAGTTTTTTTTGTTACAATTTATCTTTTTTTATATTGAAGTATGCAGTAATTTTTTTGTACTGTAATTTTGCTGTAGTTTGAATGCATATTgcactttttttttaaacatttgttaaaataatgtactgtatgtgtttatgaaaataaatgttttttcatGCTATCACAGTATTACATTTTTCTTCAACATTTTTTGTTGTCATATCTCCAAACTACTACTGTTTGAGACATTAGATCCACAACATAGCCTTTGATCTGCTAATTCACAGACAAACAGTTACACAGCAGGGAGAGGAGGCATGTGGTATCACAATCCCTGTCTTAGGATATATTTAATTTCTCCTGACATTGAACATGAAGTCACAAAGAGAGATGTGGTAATAAATCCTCTCCCAGTGACAGAAGACTGTCCTCTGATTGCTACAGACCCACTGTGAGTGATGAAATATTTCATAGAGGGGAGGGGTTGACGTTGCTAAACATTGCTAAGTGCTTGGGTCAAGACTGCACGATTGACTGTAGTGGCCCACATCCTGAAATGAAATTGCATAATGCCCCCATCTGTATACCTTGGCAGGAGAGTGGTGTTATAATAACCAGATTATGTAGCGCTTGGCTTGACTGTCCCAGTTTGAAGCACTTTTGCTGCCGGCTGTGGTTCCTCCTGGCCCGTATGGTAGTGTGCGTGATTAATGATGGACCGTTCTTCATAAAATGGCATGTGtgtggggaggaggggagtggagtCATTCTTGCATTGCTGCGCTGTTATGTGAAAGCCTTTAACACAACATGCTTCTCCTGAGGCTGTCAGTTGGACAAAAAATGCCATAACAGGGTGAGCTAAACAAGTATCAAAGCTTTTTAGGttctatatatactgaacaaaaatataaatgtgaaATGCAacagttcatattaggaaatcaaTCAACTGacataaatgaattaggccctaatctatggatttcacacgacTGGGCATTGGCGCAGTCAGGGGTGGgcatgggagggcataggcccacccactggggagccaggcctagccaatcagaatttgtttttccccacaaaaaggctttattacagacagaaatacaccacattttcatcagctgtcctggtggctgATCTCAGATGATCTCGCAggagaagaagccggatgtggaggtcccgggctggcgtggttacacgtgttctgcggttgtgaggccagttggacgcactgccaaattctctaaaacaaggttggaggtggcttatggtagagaaatgaatgtTCTATTCTCTGGCAaagctctggtgggcattcctgcagtcagcatgccattttCACACTCCCTCAaagcttgagacatctgtggcattgtgttgtgtgacaaaactgctcattatgagtggccttttactgtctcCAGCTCAAAATACACCTGtgtgatgatcatgctgtttaatcagcttcttgatatgccacacctgacaggtggatggattatcttggcaaaggagaaatgttcactaacatggatgtaaacaaatttgtgcacaaaatttgagagaaataagctttttgtgcttctgaaaaatttctggaatcttttatttcagctcatgaaacatgagaccaacactttacatgctgcgttCATATGTTTGTTCGGTATAGTTGTCTGAAAACAACAAGACTTTAATATTTTgctatatgttttttttttacactccCTTAAAACATAAATGAGATCAGATCTTCAGGTAACTGTAACTAATTTGAGCTCCATGATAATGTTCTGTGCTGATTTTGATGGGAGGCCGTAAAAGGTGGTAGACAGCGTCAAATGTCATCCTTGGTCAGCAAACAGGTTAGCAGTCTCCCTTTGACTCCCTTTGCAGTTGGGCCGACTGCTATGCTCACAGATTTCAGAATGGTGGGAGGTGGATTGTGTTGATGAGGAGTTGGCATCATTTTGCAATGACGCAAACTCCCTAGAGTGTAATATCACACTATTCAAACGCAAACAGGCACCGGTTGCCAGTGGCACTGGCCCTCAGACTCAATGCTAGCTGGCTGTCGGCTGGCCCTTCTTCCCCTGCTCCTGCAGCATATGTTGCTGGTGAATTCTTGGCTGCCATACCTCCCCCTTTGTTTTATTATCTGAGTAAGTATCCTGTTTTGGAAGTTACTATGGAGACCGGGGGAAAACAGAGACATTTCTCAGCTATTGTTCATCTCTCTTGCCTCCCTCCTGGTTAGTCAGGGGCCTTGGGTTGCCATTTACTGCAGCCATACTCTACACAGAGGAGAGGAACTCACCCTCTGACCCtctcacacacataaacacacacatgcacattctTTCACGCTCTCCCTCTTTAAAACAGTTTTCTGGCGTGTATTCATATGCGGCAGGCCATGGTAGGAGTATGTAAACACAATTGGGTAAGGAAGAGGACGTTCCTCATCTTAACAGTCTGTATAGGTTAAGGAGTTCTATAGCTCATGGTGTTGGGATTCGTCTGCTGAACCAGACCCCTCATGCTGTTTCCTAGGAGACTAGCAACTCTGCTCTGAAAAATCCACTCACAATCATAGCCTACTCTGTCTGTGCCCTATTGAATATCCCTACAAGTGAAGATCACGCTCAGAGATGTTTCTAAATATGGGTCTTCAAAGGTCCAGTGCAGATAAAAATGAGATTtctttgaaaagactgcctgttttggtgggatggagtcttggcctgcctggtgacatcaccaggtggtaaattagttaatacaccaataagaaagagagttccaaacctctctgccaataacagctagttttcagttttctccTCCCCACTCAGTCAGTTCTACCAAAATTCttgtttgagaaattgctctttgctaacaagctatttatttttatttttgtgtagGCCTATGCTTTGTTCCAACTTATACCTGAAGCATTGTGGATGCATTATACCTGACCATGATAAGGGGATATCAGACGTCTAGTAAGGAACAGCTCAATATGTCCAGAATTGGGGGAAAGGTGCTCTAGAGCTCAATATAAACACATCCTGAATGAGTTGATGAGGAGTAGGGCTCTGCATGGTGGATTTATAGATTTTACAGGTTTCAGTGTGTTTTGTATCTCACCACAGTATGGAAATTAGAAACTGGGAGTTTGGCCTTAATTGATAAACCTTGACAAGACACTTATTGTATTAGGCAAATGTGCTGTGACGTCCCAAGGCTGGAATATAAGCCTCCCTTGCTAGTGCAGTTGAGGGAGGACTCAACATAACCAACCAACAAAGAGTGCTCTGTCAGTCCTGGGAGAGCAATCGGCTGGGAGACAACTAACCGGTGAGTGTCCGTCTCGctcttacacaaacacacacaggacagatcaAAACTATATTCAACACCTCACTGTAGTGACTGTAAGGAGCCAGGCCTAACCCTGGCTGCCTCTCCAGTcagactggtctcatagactagacgtaacatagtaaatgtaaatccgggacactcaaattagtatgatatgttacgtttggtatggttacatgagACAGGTTACTTAAGGGAAAAATTAAAGTAGGGTCATTGGTTGGGGTTGATGGGTGGGTGTATATCGTGAATGTCTAGAtacccaaaggttgcatgttcgaatctAATCACGAACAactttagcaactttgcaactacttgcaactacttagcatgttagctaaccttaacccttgaacctaactcctaacccctagcctagctaacattagccacctagctaacgttagccacaacaaattggaaataGTAACACATGAATTTTATTTgcatattgtacaaattgcaatttgtaacatatcatacgaaatggatgatggacatacacaaatgaatacataccatacgaaacgtaacatatcatactaattagaGTGTTTGTGATTTAAATGTACTATGCTACCCCTGAGTCCAGCTTGCACCAGTCAGCTTACCAGAGTGCTGGGAATGGGTAGCCTACTGTAAACTGCCTTTATTCAGGATGCTACTGTAAGACTAGAATAACTATTTTTGCATGTGCTTCCTGGCTTGTTGTTGGTTTGACTTCCCTTTATTCAGGGTGTATTGGAGCAGCAGAACACAAGGCGATCAAGTGATCTGCCTTGGGCGCTACGGCTGAAGGGTGCAGGACAATGGGGTAGTTGTAGCCAGCGATGGGCTGCATTGAGGCAGGGGTCCTCCTCATGGTGCTGATGGGGCCTGCAGGACTCTCAGGGGTCTGAGCTGAGGGTATTTTTAGGGTGAGCCTTTGTAGTAATCAGTGTTCACATGACTGGAGTGTGATGTAAGGAATGTTTTTTTTCACACAGgaattattttatacagtctacAGGAGTTCAGTTTAGCTGTGACTCCATAGTGAGTTTGATGTACAGTGCCAATGCTATAGAAACTATCAAGTCTgaaaccttctctctctctagaggACAAATGATGGTAGGCTACACTTATCTTCATTTCAGCTACAATACTCTAACACTGGACTTAGAGCTGAgtgatatatataatgtatataccaTGTAATGTAAACATGTATTTCAACATTTTAATATATTGTTCTGTAATTTTCATTTCAAATTGCATGCATACACGCACAGAGAATTCAATGTTTTTTCAACATGTTTGTATTTCGACACAGCGAGTGAATGTTAGATAAGATGTTCTCACCCAgtcatgtctctgtctgtctggtaaatGTTCAGCAGTCATACGATAAGGAAGCAGCAGCCACAGCAGTGatagacagggagagaagagaaagggggCATTGACAGGAAACAGACTCTTGTTCTAGAGCTCTGTCCATTGTGCTTCATTATTTTCTCTGCTTACCCCTGCAGTTCAGTGTGAGAAAATGAGCTCTGTAACATGGTGGACAAACTGACATACTCTAGCAACAGGAGTGGAGGCCTAGATCACTTATGGGTAGCAATGGTAGCTATTGGACGTACTCATGTGCAAACAACTAAAAACATTAGCTAAACACACAAGAAACAAACACCAGATATACTTTTTAAGATTGATAATACCCTTACAACAGCCTGTTAAAGAGCAATGGATGGAATACTGGAATAACAAAGAGAAAAGCAAAATGTATAAGCAGTAAGTTATTGTATGAAAATCCTGCTTTAAAATATGTGAAATACAGTATTGGATTTCCGACGTTCATTTATAGAATAGGTCAACTACTGTTAGTGAGAGCAAATATCCGGTGATTGGTTGAATTGCAATAatcgaacaaaaataacttaATCCAATCTTGGGAAAGACATTTTGTTCAGAAAAGGCAGACAATAGTCTCTAGCAACTTTATCAAAAACGTCATAAACtcccaaagagagagagggattattTTCATTGTGGCTTTAGATATCGAATGGCCTTATGTGCCTGGGCTTCATCTGCAGTCGAATCAGGTTTCCCTCTGACCATCTAAGAGCCTGGAATCAAAGGGCTATATCCTGCATTCTGTTCACCCTACTATTAAATATTATTTCAGGATTATCTTATCACTTTGTTAGGCTGCTGTTTCATTCACTAATGCCCTACCTCCACTTTTACATACATCAGAATTTGACAATCCTGGCTAAGGTCCTACGTGCTGACTGCTGACATGATCATCCTCAGAGGGAAAATGAGGGAGGTTTCAGTTAAATCTTGTGACTCCAATGTATTTTTCTTAAGTTGACCCAATACGGGTTAACATTGCAAGAACATGAACAATCTAGAGTGATTGTGGTCATAAGACACTTAGCCAGAGCAGACCATGTAAATTACTTCTGTTTAGTGTGACTTTCTGCTCTCCTTTAGCTCACATAATGTCATAGTGGTATATAATGTCTGCACTGTGTCTACACATAGTCAGATTTGagctatttcacagtaaatgaATCTGGCTTTGTGCCTGATATCTAATTACACTGCTCATTTTCCTGTCTCTACCTCATGTTTCCAGCTGATGTTTCCACCTCTGCCTGTTCTCAGTGGGACATGTATTTATTCATACACTCCGCTGTGAAATAAAGTGGttgtgggagagacagggagagcagGGCACAGTGGGAGAGCAGGGCACAGTGTCTACAGTTAGATAAACGGTGGTGGACTGGCATGCCAAAGCCAGTTGTAGACTGCTACATAAGAGTGAGGATGGTAATGGCTTGTCTTTCTCCACAGACTAGCATGGGGCAGAATCAAGATAAGGTGGAGGGAGATAAACAGGCCAGCGGTGGAGAAGCGGAGGAGAGGGGGCCCTGCATCGACCTGGGGGATGCAAGTGGGGACACAGGCGGTGCCATGGAGGGAGGAACCCCCCGTGAGGAGGCCGGTAACGCCGGGGAGGATCCAGGGAAAGCAGCCGCTGAGAATCTGGATGAAGGCCCAGGCAGGGAGCCAATAACACCTTCGGCAGAGAAAAACCTTAGCACTCAGAAAAGGGTGAGTCCTTCCACggagggggagatgagagaggaaggggctggaggagaggagggaggcaggactGTTCTACTGACTCCACAGGATCCGGACAATAGCCAGAGCCCAGAGAGTCACACACAGAGTAAGGAGAAGGCCAGAATACCCAGACAATCCACCCAAAACGTGAGGGataaggagaagaaggagggtaAAACTGCCAAGATGTATCGTCGAGATGAGAGAACAGCGCCACATCAGAAAAACCAGGAAGAAAACCTCTGCTCTGCTTTAGGGGAAGTTACTGGGCAGATGTATAATACAGCTGTGGAGAAAACTGATGCCACAGTTTCAATGGGTGAGGCCACCATGGAATACAAGAAGGAGGGTTCTGTAGAAGTTGGCAAGGGTGGGACTAATACGGGAACTACTGATAACGTCGAACaagagggaggaagaaagaaGTTGCCTGTTCAGAAAGACCAGGAAATGAAAAATGGAACCTCCGAGGCAGTTGAGGATGAAGACACCAAGTGCACTGATGGAGCTGTAGGCGGTTTGAGAGAACTGACGGGTCCCTATAAGACTAAACATCAATCATCATTGAAAAAGACCAAAGGGAAAAAGTGTCTGTCAGTTGTGGGTGGGACCTTGAACCATGACCATCCAACAGTGGGAAAGGTAAAGCCACATGACGATGAAAACAAGGGTGACATTGAGAAAGAGAATAAAGCGTCAGAGGCAGCAAGATGTGACATCTCATTCCAGTCTGGCCGGAATGATAATCACAAACAAAGTGAGCTGGACAGGGCAGGATCCCCTACAATTGACCCTCCCAATCAAGGGGACAAAGAAGACTTGCCCATGGTGCCTGTAGTAGGGCCAAGCTCTATTTTGGAGAAGCTACTGAAAAGAAACAAAAATGAGGCGTCTCCAGATCTCTCCAAAGTTAGAAAGGTGGTCTCTGTATCAAGGGACCAGTCTGACGACCATGACCAGCTGAAAACATCTGAGACAAAGCCTTATCCACAGGGTGTTGAGACAGGGGCCATATCAACACCAATATCAGCAGTGAAGGAAACAAAACCAAAACCTGCCGTTAAGGAAACAACACCAAAACATGTCGTAATGAAAACAACACCAAAATCATCCGCTGATGTTGCAAAGACAGCTCCATTAGATAAGAATATCCCTGAATTACAGTGCGATGTTGAGGAAGAAACCATGTTGTCATCATCCTCTGTATGTGCAACAGAGAGACCCCCTGGAGCAGAAGTTAACACCAAGCCCTGCCATGAGGAGGATCATCCACAAAGTCTGACAAAGAGTGAGCAGGCAGGGAAAACTGCTCAGGACTCCACAGATATAATCTGTCTACCAGCTTCACTTCTAGAGACTGAATCTGTCACTGAACGAGAAGTGGGGACATCCACACCAATGGATGAGGCTGACTGTAAAGGTTCAGAGCAGGACTCAGCAACAATAGTTTCCTCGCCCCAAAACGAGGAGAAGACGATGGAAAATACACGCCCAACTGAAACGCAGTCACCAGAGAGCTCACAGAGTCCACCTGTTGAGGGCACGCCCTCCTCTAGGAGTGATGTCATCGCAGAAAAACCTGCATCTTCCTCAGTGTCTGAGGTCATCACTGAGTCTACGGAGTCTACATCCTGCAACAAAGAGGATGATCAAACCACAGAGCCCCTGCCTTTGCACAAAATGGATGAATCACCCAGCACTATCCCTGTCACTGAGATTCCTCCATCACAAACAGAAAATATCACTGCGGGGAAGACAACACCTAGCCTATGCACCTCAGAGGCCTTGCATGATGATTCTATGGAGGAGGCTAAGACCAATAAGGACCCTCGTCAAATAACAGACATCCCAGTTGTAGTGATAGAGGCTACCCCGGCCTCAGTAGGAACTGGGATGGCTCTATCAGAAGAAAGCCAAGGGAGTATGGATGAGACGCTTCAGTCTCAAAATGAGACTTTAAAAACAGAGCCTGTGTCACAGCAAGTCACAGAGCGCACAACTGCAGTACATTATGATGAAAAGTCTACCCAGGACAACGACGAAACTGCCTCAGAGTGTGACAAACACCAGGATACTCCTAAATCGAGGCCTGTTTCTGAACTCATAAAGGAGAACATTCTACTACAAGAAAAGCTGAAGCATCCAGATTTGACAAAGCCATTGGCAGCAAAGCCTGATTGGGTTTCGGAGCAAGCCCAGTCTGTGAAGGTGGCTCAAATGTTGGCGGCTTTTGACTTCCCCAAGAAGTCCCCAGAGAAGGCACTGGAGAGGAAACCATCTGTGAGAAAAGGTAGGAGCTTTACAAGTTATCATCTGAAATGTGCATTATGTGACAGCCTATTGTAAGTGGGGATGAAGAAAGATATTATGGAACCATGTGGATGAATGAGAAATGTACCGTGGTGGAAaaggtacccaattgtcatacttgagtaaaagtaaagatacctttttaaaagaaaatgactcaagtaaaggtgaaagtcagccagtaaa
It encodes the following:
- the LOC139576691 gene encoding uncharacterized protein isoform X1; translation: MGQNQDKVEGDKQASGGEAEERGPCIDLGDASGDTGGAMEGGTPREEAGNAGEDPGKAAAENLDEGPGREPITPSAEKNLSTQKRVSPSTEGEMREEGAGGEEGGRTVLLTPQDPDNSQSPESHTQSKEKARIPRQSTQNVRDKEKKEGKTAKMYRRDERTAPHQKNQEENLCSALGEVTGQMYNTAVEKTDATVSMGEATMEYKKEGSVEVGKGGTNTGTTDNVEQEGGRKKLPVQKDQEMKNGTSEAVEDEDTKCTDGAVGGLRELTGPYKTKHQSSLKKTKGKKCLSVVGGTLNHDHPTVGKVKPHDDENKGDIEKENKASEAARCDISFQSGRNDNHKQSELDRAGSPTIDPPNQGDKEDLPMVPVVGPSSILEKLLKRNKNEASPDLSKVRKVVSVSRDQSDDHDQLKTSETKPYPQGVETGAISTPISAVKETKPKPAVKETTPKHVVMKTTPKSSADVAKTAPLDKNIPELQCDVEEETMLSSSSVCATERPPGAEVNTKPCHEEDHPQSLTKSEQAGKTAQDSTDIICLPASLLETESVTEREVGTSTPMDEADCKGSEQDSATIVSSPQNEEKTMENTRPTETQSPESSQSPPVEGTPSSRSDVIAEKPASSSVSEVITESTESTSCNKEDDQTTEPLPLHKMDESPSTIPVTEIPPSQTENITAGKTTPSLCTSEALHDDSMEEAKTNKDPRQITDIPVVVIEATPASVGTGMALSEESQGSMDETLQSQNETLKTEPVSQQVTERTTAVHYDEKSTQDNDETASECDKHQDTPKSRPVSELIKENILLQEKLKHPDLTKPLAAKPDWVSEQAQSVKVAQMLAAFDFPKKSPEKALERKPSVRKDMFRRVVRASKFRHVFGQALKNDQCYDDIRVSRVTWDSSFCAVNPKFVAIIIEASGGGAFLVLPLHKSGRIDKAYPTVCGHTGPVLDIDWCPHNDQVIASGSEDCTVMVWQIPENGLVIGLSEPVVVLEGHSKRVGIITWHPTARNVLLSAGCDNLVIIWNVGTGEAMIQLEDMHPDVIFSACWNRNGSLICTACKDKTIRVIDPRKEEIVGEKEKAHEGARPMRAIFLSDGNVFTTGFSRMSERQLALWNPQAMDEAISVHEMDTSNGVLLPFYDPDTNVVYLCGKGDSSIRYFEITDEAPFVHYLSTFTTKEPQRGMGYMPKRGLDVNKCEIARFYKLHERKCEPIIMTVPRKSDLFQDDLYPDTAGPDCAIEAEDWFEGRNGEPILISLKNGYVPGKNRDLKVVKKNILDNKLSKNAENTGTVNKSASSTPSIKNEGKLEEILKEIKSLKDLVSSQEKRIIQLEEQMSKIAI